The proteins below come from a single Edaphobacter acidisoli genomic window:
- a CDS encoding choice-of-anchor D domain-containing protein, producing MRRATQIVLTVLMFLPIARAQTSMTISSLTGPVTSTESSSFLSYMAAQTPAANNIGNNWAQGASGEAVKAMGMVYEITQNTAVLDQMIRFCDTLLSERDDLASAPTGQLIIWTGHIDPVWPGTTTTPIQTAGEQGDAVGHLGNCARLILETPSIWDNNVAIGDPDGYGTTYLARAKTYVAQADVAVSGHILKSELDISNSNHYYFSVADPYKSGQPVPWNQVAMFNYGFQNLAIDHQILGDNSTLEAQYYQLVQANINWFFTSGYTEATDSDGNPTYSWDYAYPTTPLEDNNHGSLDLNGFYRAYVTGEYGITPAMMTPFGYTFNDIMTLGPGDYSGFINGTTGSGNQAATNYIRSGWLLMADFMPSSYDTAFTSADFVAGGTTTNADRFSKLLWMKNERYQSFTLTTSTPSQTIPAGSSATYPATIEAQGAFAGTVNFSVLNFTGLPTGVTATFSAPTVTGGGSSTLTLTTTSATPNGTYPITILASSMGQVTQTATVNLVVASQILNPAGPLSFTTTSGTTSATQIVTLSNPGTAALAITSISLTGTDAGSFTETNHCGASLGAGASCVISLAFAPTSTGSDTAMLTVTDNAIGSPQTVALVGTSVAPVSADFNLSASPSSLTVTAGNSTSSTLTVSAIGGTVNGPVMLSASGVPGATITFSPASVSPGSGTATSIMTVQVSSSLAMIHASRSGVMGGIMSAILLPWLFLRRRPHRRSQWHATLSLLVLLLGAFGLLCGCQGSQNPVGKNYTISISGASGTNTHITTISLTVR from the coding sequence ATGCGTCGTGCTACTCAAATCGTCCTGACTGTCCTCATGTTTCTTCCCATCGCGCGCGCGCAGACGAGCATGACGATCAGCAGTTTGACGGGGCCCGTCACCTCCACGGAAAGCAGTTCTTTTCTCTCTTACATGGCTGCTCAGACCCCGGCGGCCAACAACATCGGCAACAACTGGGCGCAAGGCGCCAGCGGCGAAGCCGTCAAAGCGATGGGCATGGTCTATGAGATTACGCAGAACACCGCAGTGCTCGACCAGATGATCCGTTTCTGCGACACCCTGCTCTCCGAGCGCGACGATCTCGCGTCTGCGCCCACAGGCCAGCTCATTATCTGGACGGGACATATCGATCCCGTCTGGCCCGGCACAACCACTACTCCCATCCAGACCGCGGGGGAACAGGGCGACGCCGTAGGCCATCTAGGCAACTGCGCGCGTCTTATCCTTGAGACGCCCAGTATCTGGGACAACAACGTTGCCATCGGCGATCCGGATGGTTATGGCACGACTTACCTCGCACGCGCCAAGACCTATGTGGCTCAGGCTGATGTGGCTGTCAGTGGCCACATCCTCAAGTCAGAGTTGGATATCTCTAACTCCAATCATTACTATTTCTCCGTCGCCGATCCCTACAAGAGCGGCCAGCCAGTTCCTTGGAATCAAGTGGCGATGTTCAACTACGGTTTCCAGAACCTGGCCATTGATCATCAGATCCTGGGTGACAACTCCACGCTCGAAGCGCAGTACTACCAGCTCGTACAGGCCAACATCAACTGGTTCTTCACCTCCGGCTACACCGAGGCAACGGATAGCGACGGCAACCCCACCTATAGCTGGGACTATGCCTATCCAACCACTCCTCTCGAAGACAACAACCATGGCAGCCTCGATCTCAACGGCTTTTACCGCGCGTATGTGACCGGAGAGTATGGCATCACGCCTGCCATGATGACTCCCTTTGGCTACACGTTCAACGACATCATGACGCTCGGCCCTGGCGATTACTCCGGCTTCATCAATGGCACCACGGGCTCTGGCAATCAGGCAGCCACCAATTACATCCGTAGCGGCTGGCTGTTGATGGCCGATTTCATGCCCAGCAGCTACGACACGGCGTTCACCAGCGCTGACTTCGTTGCCGGCGGCACCACGACCAACGCCGACCGCTTCTCGAAACTGCTCTGGATGAAGAATGAGCGCTACCAGTCCTTCACGTTGACGACATCAACTCCCTCACAGACCATCCCTGCCGGCAGCAGCGCAACCTATCCGGCAACCATAGAGGCTCAGGGAGCCTTTGCTGGCACGGTCAACTTCAGTGTCCTGAACTTCACCGGCTTGCCGACTGGAGTCACGGCGACGTTTAGCGCGCCCACGGTGACCGGTGGTGGTTCCTCGACCCTGACCCTGACCACTACCAGCGCCACGCCCAACGGGACCTATCCCATCACCATCCTGGCAAGCTCCATGGGACAGGTCACTCAGACCGCCACCGTCAACCTTGTCGTTGCCTCCCAGATACTCAACCCGGCTGGACCACTCAGCTTCACCACAACGAGCGGAACGACCAGCGCTACGCAGATCGTCACTTTGAGTAATCCTGGTACAGCCGCGCTTGCAATCACCAGTATCTCGCTCACCGGAACAGATGCAGGCTCCTTCACCGAGACCAATCATTGCGGAGCCTCTTTGGGGGCAGGAGCGAGCTGCGTCATCTCATTGGCGTTTGCCCCAACCAGCACAGGCAGCGACACAGCGATGCTTACCGTAACAGACAACGCCATCGGATCGCCGCAGACAGTAGCGCTCGTAGGTACGAGTGTGGCTCCAGTCTCGGCTGACTTCAACCTCTCGGCGTCTCCCTCTTCGCTTACCGTCACAGCAGGGAATAGTACGAGCTCAACCCTTACCGTGTCAGCGATTGGAGGCACAGTTAATGGTCCGGTGATGCTCTCAGCGTCTGGCGTGCCAGGTGCGACTATTACCTTCTCACCTGCGTCGGTCTCACCAGGCAGCGGCACTGCGACAAGCATCATGACTGTACAGGTGTCGTCTTCACTGGCCATGATTCACGCTTCACGGTCTGGCGTGATGGGCGGCATAATGTCAGCGATTCTTCTTCCCTGGTTATTCCTGCGCAGACGGCCGCATCGGAGATCTCAGTGGCATGCGACATTGAGTTTGCTAGTGCTGCTACTGGGTGCATTTGGTCTGTTGTGCGGATGCCAGGGAAGCCAGAATCCGGTCGGTAAGAACTATACGATCTCTATAAGTGGAGCTTCCGGAACCAATACCCATATCACTACCATCAGCCTCACAGTCCGGTAG
- a CDS encoding carboxypeptidase-like regulatory domain-containing protein, with protein MSLVVAALLIMIPCCRNAFAQSGAGAIQGTVTDAGGAVIPNASIHVLNTATGVASDTKTNNVGFYQSPGLFAGTYMVRIVAPGMETIQRTIQLLVGQRAVVNASLKVGSTTETVEVTGDAVQLVTPTSGVISSTLENSRISQLPMNGRNVLTLVQETTPGLGTCSESTSSCPSGLAGNAMEYSVDGVTMLNGEFGGTHVGASEIPDPDSIQEVRVEMNGSGAESATPATGILTTKSGTNHLHGSLFETARNNYFGVARSRANPSNYVAPHLVRNEFGASAGGPIVLPHLYDGKDKSFWFFAYERYSLASSSYQLMSVPTVAMRNGDFSGLTNSSNVLQQLYDPNTTTYNAAGGAYGSWPRQEFANNQIPQTRESPTAKIFSDITPLPTTNDNPGVAPNLNALAPNYQVTPNITFRLDHVFNQNNRAYLRYTQTGTNYTFLRNDPAEPASVAADGMPANASGVSLNQYNLFAPAIGFTHIFSPTFFSETILSQQWFGEQNYAGGTPFANFEQQLGLPNNFGEIGLPIIGSGEIFSPFDGTQFQYGMTQTIVNLDENLTKIYGRHQFLFGIRVRHEHFGSRPNEIEDTVTFNGMATGIEDPTSKQNYTAVPNTGNANADEFLGAASGYTVNTDPPYGKISNNEFDGYFQDNFHVSRGLLLNLGLRYEAHPSPVVGDGLMLAFDIPNRAVVTALTPQELVAKGYTTQNVITNDENIGMVFETPEAAHMPSTMMRNYDFTFGPRVGFAWTPDPNYGTVVRGAYGRFIYPEPIGNFLKSFDRRNPFTLSYGESYTAANQSPDGLKDYLLRSKQSVVMGVNSANVVNSSSITAILPGVGLQTNNPDFPPNYVTQANLTVEQPMKGNSALRLSYIYTHGTNLDQIMEYNNQPSAYNWEMRTGTIPPTGSVIGSNQYAATAMGPYDQVTYGSNTLTQKSGWSNYNALQANYQRLFHHGVAYQISYVWAKSMSTQGAGAAQNDILPYADYIDSGLGVMTQSYGPEYAPALPPPPPSNTPSYGYYRALNRFENYSVDTTTPKQQVLFNGIFDLPIGRGKRYFGHVNRFVDELIGGYEIAGAGNVTSQDFAVTSTNWGPTNPLKVYKHGAPITDCRSGVCYKSYEWFNGYIAPTAISGNTCSAGLSTVVSGLPSNWSPYQSPADQICSAPSGGKVVTDKYFGKDEVNVTTTNGVTAPLAYAPSPGGSNPYSKTVLNGPFNYSADISLFKVFPITESVNLRVNVDAFNAFNIQGYNNPSGTDGTESLRSSFNTPRQIQLTARLTF; from the coding sequence GTGAGTTTAGTAGTTGCCGCGCTGCTAATCATGATCCCGTGCTGTCGCAACGCATTTGCTCAAAGCGGCGCTGGAGCGATTCAGGGTACCGTCACCGATGCAGGCGGGGCCGTCATTCCAAATGCTTCGATTCATGTTCTTAATACGGCTACGGGCGTAGCGTCCGATACGAAGACCAACAATGTGGGGTTTTATCAGTCGCCGGGGTTATTCGCAGGGACCTATATGGTGAGGATTGTCGCGCCGGGGATGGAGACCATTCAAAGAACTATTCAACTCCTGGTAGGCCAGCGTGCGGTGGTAAATGCTTCCTTGAAAGTGGGATCCACCACGGAAACAGTCGAGGTAACCGGAGACGCCGTGCAACTCGTTACTCCTACAAGTGGAGTGATCTCCTCGACGCTCGAAAACAGCAGGATCAGCCAGCTCCCGATGAATGGACGCAACGTCCTCACCTTAGTCCAAGAGACCACGCCTGGGCTGGGGACCTGCTCGGAGTCGACATCGTCCTGCCCCAGTGGCCTGGCAGGCAATGCGATGGAGTATTCGGTCGATGGCGTCACCATGCTCAATGGAGAGTTTGGAGGCACGCACGTGGGCGCGTCGGAGATACCCGATCCGGATTCGATTCAGGAAGTCCGGGTGGAGATGAATGGTTCCGGCGCGGAGTCTGCAACCCCAGCTACCGGCATTCTTACCACCAAGTCGGGCACTAACCATCTTCACGGAAGTCTCTTTGAAACAGCCCGCAACAATTACTTTGGCGTAGCTCGCTCCAGGGCGAATCCATCGAACTACGTGGCTCCTCACCTGGTGCGCAATGAGTTCGGCGCTTCTGCCGGTGGCCCGATTGTTCTCCCTCACCTTTATGACGGCAAAGATAAGTCCTTCTGGTTTTTTGCTTATGAGCGCTACTCCCTGGCGTCCTCGTCTTATCAACTTATGAGCGTGCCGACGGTGGCCATGAGGAACGGCGACTTCAGCGGATTGACGAATAGCTCAAATGTTCTGCAGCAGCTCTACGATCCAAATACAACGACATACAATGCCGCGGGTGGCGCATACGGAAGCTGGCCGCGTCAGGAGTTTGCCAACAATCAGATTCCGCAGACCAGAGAATCTCCGACGGCTAAAATTTTCAGCGATATTACGCCGCTGCCCACTACAAACGACAACCCGGGGGTCGCGCCTAACCTGAACGCGCTTGCCCCTAATTACCAGGTTACTCCGAACATCACGTTCCGCTTGGACCACGTGTTCAATCAGAATAACCGTGCTTATTTGCGCTACACGCAGACCGGTACGAACTATACGTTTCTTCGCAATGACCCTGCGGAGCCAGCATCGGTTGCGGCCGACGGCATGCCTGCTAATGCCAGCGGCGTCTCTTTGAACCAATACAACCTGTTTGCTCCGGCAATTGGGTTCACTCATATCTTTTCCCCTACGTTCTTCTCGGAGACCATCCTCAGTCAGCAGTGGTTTGGTGAGCAGAACTATGCCGGTGGCACTCCGTTTGCCAACTTCGAGCAGCAATTGGGGCTGCCCAACAACTTTGGTGAGATCGGGCTTCCCATCATCGGTAGCGGCGAGATCTTCAGCCCGTTTGATGGCACGCAGTTCCAGTATGGAATGACCCAGACCATCGTCAATCTCGATGAAAATCTAACCAAGATCTACGGACGCCATCAGTTTTTGTTCGGCATCCGGGTACGTCATGAGCACTTCGGTTCGAGACCCAATGAGATCGAGGACACTGTTACGTTCAACGGCATGGCGACCGGCATTGAAGATCCAACCTCGAAGCAGAACTATACTGCTGTGCCGAACACGGGAAATGCGAATGCAGATGAGTTTCTTGGGGCTGCCTCCGGTTACACCGTGAACACCGATCCGCCTTATGGCAAGATTTCAAATAATGAGTTCGACGGATACTTCCAGGATAACTTCCATGTGTCCAGGGGACTGCTTCTCAATCTGGGGCTTCGTTACGAAGCGCATCCTTCTCCTGTAGTAGGAGATGGGCTCATGCTGGCGTTCGATATCCCGAACCGTGCCGTGGTAACCGCACTGACTCCGCAGGAGCTGGTGGCGAAGGGTTACACAACGCAGAACGTGATCACGAACGACGAGAACATCGGGATGGTGTTCGAAACTCCTGAAGCAGCGCACATGCCGTCGACCATGATGAGGAACTACGACTTTACCTTTGGCCCGCGCGTTGGCTTTGCCTGGACGCCCGATCCCAATTATGGAACGGTCGTACGCGGCGCCTATGGGCGATTTATCTATCCTGAGCCGATTGGCAACTTCCTGAAGTCGTTCGACCGGCGGAATCCGTTCACGCTGAGCTATGGCGAAAGCTATACAGCGGCAAACCAATCACCGGACGGTTTGAAAGACTATCTTCTGCGTTCGAAGCAATCCGTCGTGATGGGTGTCAACAGCGCCAATGTGGTCAATAGCTCCTCAATTACCGCGATTCTGCCGGGCGTTGGCCTCCAGACCAACAATCCGGATTTTCCGCCTAATTATGTAACTCAGGCGAACTTGACCGTCGAGCAGCCGATGAAGGGAAATTCTGCGTTGCGGTTGAGCTACATCTATACCCATGGAACTAACCTTGATCAGATCATGGAGTACAACAACCAGCCCTCTGCTTACAACTGGGAGATGAGGACGGGAACGATTCCACCTACCGGGAGTGTGATTGGGTCGAATCAATATGCGGCTACGGCAATGGGACCATATGACCAGGTTACCTATGGCTCAAACACGCTGACGCAGAAGAGCGGTTGGTCGAACTATAACGCCTTGCAGGCTAACTATCAGCGTCTCTTCCATCATGGGGTTGCGTATCAGATCTCCTATGTGTGGGCGAAGTCGATGTCGACGCAGGGAGCTGGAGCCGCCCAGAACGATATTCTTCCTTACGCGGACTATATTGATAGCGGGTTAGGCGTGATGACCCAGTCCTATGGGCCGGAATATGCTCCGGCGCTTCCTCCACCTCCGCCCTCGAACACGCCATCTTACGGGTACTATCGCGCGCTCAATCGCTTCGAGAACTACTCGGTCGATACCACTACTCCGAAACAACAGGTGCTATTCAACGGAATTTTCGATCTGCCCATTGGTCGCGGAAAGCGGTACTTTGGCCATGTCAATCGGTTCGTCGATGAACTCATCGGAGGTTACGAGATTGCCGGTGCTGGGAATGTCACTTCACAGGACTTCGCCGTCACCTCCACAAACTGGGGGCCAACCAATCCGCTGAAGGTCTATAAGCATGGTGCTCCAATCACCGATTGCCGCAGCGGCGTGTGCTACAAGTCGTATGAGTGGTTCAACGGATACATCGCCCCTACGGCCATCTCCGGCAACACATGCTCGGCGGGGCTGTCGACTGTCGTCAGCGGACTTCCGTCCAATTGGTCTCCTTACCAGAGTCCGGCCGATCAGATTTGCAGCGCGCCATCTGGTGGGAAGGTTGTAACAGACAAGTACTTCGGCAAGGACGAGGTCAATGTCACTACGACCAACGGGGTTACTGCACCGCTTGCTTATGCGCCGTCGCCTGGAGGGTCTAATCCTTATTCGAAGACGGTGCTCAATGGGCCGTTCAACTATAGCGCTGATATCTCACTGTTCAAGGTGTTTCCGATTACGGAGAGTGTGAATCTGCGGGTGAACGTGGATGCATTCAATGCCTTCAATATCCAGGGGTATAACAATCCAAGCGGAACGGATGGTACGGAGAGCCTGCGGAGTTCCTTCAACACTCCCCGTCAGATCCAGCTCACGGCGCGGCTGACTTTCTAA
- a CDS encoding zinc-dependent alcohol dehydrogenase: MRIKIKWVGVCGSDVETYRGIRSPEFVSFPARLGHEVAGTIDKLGPNVEGVRVGDQVTCRYVWGAFAEYVVCHPFNVKVVPSWFPLVDTSLIEILPGVLHAAEIAQINQRTTVLIMGQGVSGLVLTQVIRLLNPKTLVVTDLNDDNLALARKYGATHTFKIPSPETSTTQVVGEEFPDGFDVVIPCLLEGDGMVDAIDCAAFAGKIVMYGCIGVSSRPIDFLKVHRKRIDIYSTEPKRDIDMRHFYNEGLRLVLDGLINTSEIVTHHVPLSRIDEAFALRDDARSTAIHVLVDCES, from the coding sequence GTGCGCATCAAGATTAAGTGGGTGGGAGTATGTGGCTCTGATGTTGAGACATATCGCGGCATACGCAGCCCAGAGTTCGTGAGCTTTCCTGCCCGTCTGGGACATGAGGTTGCGGGCACTATCGATAAGCTCGGGCCCAATGTTGAGGGAGTGCGCGTAGGGGATCAAGTCACCTGCCGATACGTGTGGGGAGCATTCGCCGAGTACGTCGTATGTCATCCTTTCAACGTCAAGGTTGTGCCGTCCTGGTTTCCTCTAGTTGATACCAGCTTGATCGAGATCCTTCCCGGCGTTCTTCATGCTGCAGAGATCGCTCAGATTAATCAACGAACGACAGTTCTGATTATGGGCCAAGGAGTAAGCGGTTTGGTGCTGACACAGGTAATCCGCCTCCTCAACCCAAAAACACTGGTCGTGACTGATCTAAATGATGACAATTTGGCTCTTGCAAGAAAGTACGGTGCAACTCACACCTTCAAGATCCCCTCACCGGAAACGTCGACTACGCAGGTTGTGGGAGAAGAATTTCCCGACGGGTTTGACGTGGTTATTCCATGCTTGCTTGAGGGGGACGGTATGGTAGATGCAATCGATTGTGCTGCTTTCGCTGGAAAAATTGTGATGTACGGATGCATCGGAGTTTCCAGCCGTCCCATTGACTTTTTGAAAGTTCATCGCAAACGTATCGATATTTACTCCACGGAGCCAAAGCGTGATATCGATATGCGCCACTTCTATAACGAAGGCCTGCGACTCGTACTCGATGGATTGATCAATACTTCGGAGATTGTCACGCATCATGTGCCTCTCAGCCGAATCGACGAAGCCTTTGCGTTGCGTGACGATGCCAGGAGCACCGCTATTCACGTATTAGTCGACTGTGAGTCATAG
- a CDS encoding AraC family transcriptional regulator — protein sequence MLKSLVEVLWTARYDYQLHTKLAKHEHIYFQMIYFISGSGSIYLKQHEYLIKPGSLLLVKPHSVHALSPSSLVKTLDVKFVVNDRWLRGQLLKARELQEKSDSGVPAQFERIRHEGERRGYLHRELCNSFLGELLLQYLRNDRPQEKLCTDDHIDSSLYSDRIIRQATTFIREHHAQDCTLSQIALAVGKSDRHIRQHFKDVLGISPRHYLLQYRIQKAKELIEYSSYSFKEIAGRIGFKTVHHFTRAFHEVCGETPGAWRRRCQDGICKDVYIDPKFVNTIWTISPGQQERARRAYSTGVSITT from the coding sequence ATGCTTAAGTCTTTGGTCGAAGTACTCTGGACAGCACGATACGATTATCAATTGCATACAAAGCTCGCGAAGCACGAGCACATCTACTTTCAGATGATTTATTTCATCTCCGGCTCCGGTTCTATCTATCTGAAACAACATGAATACCTCATCAAACCGGGTTCTCTCCTGTTGGTGAAACCCCATTCGGTTCACGCGCTGAGCCCGTCCTCGCTGGTAAAGACGTTGGACGTGAAGTTTGTCGTAAATGACCGTTGGTTGCGAGGCCAGTTATTAAAAGCACGAGAGTTGCAAGAGAAAAGCGATTCAGGAGTCCCTGCTCAGTTTGAACGAATCCGGCACGAAGGTGAACGACGAGGATACCTTCATCGCGAGCTATGCAACTCATTCCTCGGCGAATTGTTGCTTCAATATCTACGGAATGATCGACCACAAGAGAAGCTCTGCACAGACGACCATATTGATTCTTCTCTATACAGTGATCGAATTATCCGACAAGCAACTACTTTTATCAGGGAGCATCACGCACAGGATTGCACGCTCTCGCAGATTGCACTAGCCGTGGGAAAATCTGATCGACATATCCGACAGCATTTCAAGGATGTCTTAGGGATATCGCCAAGGCACTATCTGCTCCAATATCGCATTCAGAAAGCCAAAGAACTTATCGAATATTCGAGCTATTCCTTCAAAGAAATAGCGGGCAGAATTGGCTTCAAGACAGTGCATCACTTTACCCGCGCTTTTCATGAAGTTTGCGGAGAAACACCGGGAGCTTGGCGACGTAGATGCCAAGATGGCATATGTAAGGACGTTTATATCGATCCTAAATTTGTTAACACGATCTGGACCATCTCACCGGGACAACAAGAGCGGGCACGACGTGCTTATTCAACAGGTGTGTCGATCACAACGTGA
- a CDS encoding cytochrome D1 domain-containing protein, with protein MRKLFTSSFLAEVMLGTLIFHVQGICQTTPHKALLALSKRDHTLAIVDPNSLKVIARAPVGPDPHEVIASDDGKTAYVSIYGGGRYHALSVIDLVGQKALPDIDTGSLNGPHGLDFLHGKLWFTAEGAKAIARYDPATAKIDWIMGTGQNRTHMLFVTKDEKSIYTTNVASGTVTILEKVTLPMVGPPPGIHPPSGMQPPSVPPPGVGQSRTDWTETVIPVGKGDEGFDVSPDGRELWTANAQDGTISVIDLASRKVVATLDANIQSANRLKFTPDGKRVLISLLGGSDLVIYDAASRKEFKRVKIGHGAAGLLMDPDGSRAYISCGPDNYVAVIDLKTLDVIGHINVGGEPDGLAWALQP; from the coding sequence ATGCGAAAACTATTTACCAGCTCTTTTCTGGCCGAAGTCATGTTGGGAACGTTGATATTCCATGTCCAAGGAATTTGTCAGACGACACCACATAAGGCGCTGCTTGCGCTCTCCAAGCGCGATCACACGCTCGCTATAGTCGACCCGAACTCGCTCAAGGTGATTGCTCGCGCTCCTGTAGGTCCCGATCCGCATGAAGTGATTGCATCAGATGACGGCAAGACAGCATACGTCTCTATCTACGGCGGCGGCCGATATCACGCGTTATCTGTGATCGACCTCGTCGGACAGAAGGCGCTTCCCGACATCGATACCGGGTCACTCAATGGTCCGCACGGCCTAGATTTCCTGCATGGGAAGTTGTGGTTCACAGCCGAGGGCGCCAAGGCAATCGCTCGCTATGATCCAGCTACCGCAAAGATCGACTGGATCATGGGGACGGGGCAGAACCGCACCCATATGCTTTTCGTCACAAAAGACGAGAAGAGTATCTACACGACAAACGTCGCATCGGGTACGGTCACGATACTCGAAAAGGTGACTTTACCTATGGTGGGTCCGCCCCCAGGTATACATCCACCATCGGGAATGCAACCTCCATCAGTGCCGCCGCCCGGCGTCGGTCAATCTCGCACGGACTGGACTGAGACAGTGATTCCGGTCGGCAAAGGTGACGAGGGCTTTGATGTATCACCAGACGGTCGCGAGCTTTGGACAGCGAATGCGCAGGATGGAACGATCTCAGTGATTGACCTTGCTAGCCGTAAGGTAGTCGCAACACTCGACGCGAATATTCAAAGCGCAAATCGGCTCAAGTTCACACCCGATGGCAAACGGGTTCTCATCTCGTTGCTGGGTGGCAGCGACCTGGTGATCTACGATGCTGCATCGCGCAAGGAATTCAAGCGCGTGAAAATCGGCCACGGAGCGGCAGGCCTCCTCATGGATCCAGATGGATCACGAGCCTATATTTCATGTGGCCCGGACAACTACGTTGCTGTGATCGATCTGAAGACTCTTGACGTTATTGGTCACATTAACGTCGGTGGAGAACCCGACGGGCTCGCGTGGGCTCTGCAGCCTTGA
- a CDS encoding CGNR zinc finger domain-containing protein: MRAAQKELGEWVDGFLFVGNKPILDFLNTNPVLVQGQTELLPDFDALARWLFASDLVNSPKIKTLIRSWKGSREASAFLKELIAFRERLREAVLRMESGLGAPDEFVKEVNERLVNYPPRAALRKRDGRLVMEMLFNPGKPDDLWMPFIHGAADLLTEAAAGRLRQCESCVLHFYDTSKKGSRRWCSMNICGNKIKVATYQRKKREGSIR, encoded by the coding sequence ATGCGAGCTGCTCAAAAAGAACTAGGTGAATGGGTAGACGGCTTTTTATTCGTTGGTAATAAGCCGATTCTGGACTTTTTGAACACAAATCCTGTGCTGGTACAGGGGCAGACGGAGCTCCTGCCAGACTTTGATGCACTGGCGCGATGGCTCTTTGCGTCTGATCTTGTAAATTCACCGAAAATCAAGACTCTTATTCGAAGCTGGAAGGGGTCGCGGGAAGCATCAGCGTTTCTAAAAGAGCTGATTGCATTCAGGGAGCGTTTGAGGGAAGCTGTTTTGCGGATGGAGAGCGGGTTGGGTGCGCCGGACGAATTTGTGAAAGAAGTGAATGAACGGCTTGTGAATTATCCGCCGCGTGCGGCTCTTCGCAAGCGTGATGGACGGCTCGTAATGGAGATGCTCTTCAATCCGGGAAAACCGGACGATCTGTGGATGCCCTTTATCCACGGAGCAGCTGATCTACTAACAGAGGCAGCGGCTGGCCGACTCCGCCAGTGCGAGTCTTGTGTGCTGCACTTTTATGACACGAGCAAGAAAGGCTCGCGCCGGTGGTGCAGCATGAACATCTGTGGCAACAAGATCAAGGTAGCGACCTATCAGCGCAAAAAGCGCGAGGGCAGCATACGCTAA
- a CDS encoding alpha/beta fold hydrolase — MPTYHHATIRGHKMFYREGGLKTSPTIVLLHGFPSSSHMFRDLIPKLEGKFHIIAPDYIGFGYSDAPETREFEYTFDNLAAHVEELLFNDLGLKKFSIYVQDYGAPIGYRIASKHPDAIERIIVQNGNAYAEGIGAAFDPMKPFWANRTAETEEPVRALLTLPTTIFQYTHGVKDVTRISPDAYTVDQHFLDRPGNDAIQLNLLHNYQTNLARYDEWHTFFRNKQPKTLIVWGKSDPFFTVEGAQAYLRDIPEAELHLLDTGHFALEDSSEFIAQKIVAFFA, encoded by the coding sequence ATGCCAACTTATCATCACGCCACTATTCGCGGACACAAAATGTTCTATCGCGAGGGAGGTTTGAAAACTTCTCCTACCATCGTGTTGCTGCACGGCTTTCCTAGTTCATCACACATGTTTCGCGATCTGATCCCGAAGCTTGAGGGCAAGTTCCACATCATTGCGCCGGATTACATCGGCTTTGGCTACAGTGATGCGCCCGAAACACGCGAATTCGAATACACCTTCGACAATCTGGCCGCGCATGTAGAGGAGTTGCTCTTCAACGATCTTGGTCTGAAGAAGTTCAGTATCTACGTACAGGACTACGGTGCGCCCATCGGTTATCGCATCGCGTCGAAGCACCCTGACGCGATCGAGCGCATCATTGTTCAGAACGGGAACGCATATGCGGAGGGCATCGGGGCAGCTTTCGATCCTATGAAACCGTTCTGGGCCAATCGAACAGCAGAGACAGAAGAGCCCGTGCGGGCCCTGCTCACACTGCCAACCACCATCTTTCAGTACACCCATGGCGTTAAGGACGTCACCCGCATCAGCCCCGATGCCTATACCGTCGACCAGCATTTTCTCGATCGTCCCGGCAATGATGCCATCCAGCTGAACCTGCTTCACAACTATCAGACGAATCTCGCGCGCTATGACGAGTGGCATACATTCTTTCGTAATAAGCAGCCGAAGACACTGATTGTCTGGGGCAAGAGCGATCCGTTCTTTACGGTCGAAGGCGCGCAAGCATATCTGCGCGATATTCCAGAAGCGGAGCTACACCTG